One Tamandua tetradactyla isolate mTamTet1 chromosome 20, mTamTet1.pri, whole genome shotgun sequence DNA segment encodes these proteins:
- the LOC143664229 gene encoding olfactory receptor 2B11-like, which translates to MGSDNQSFLGDSPGDFILLGVSDRPWLELPLFVVLLVSYVLAMLGNISIILVSRLDSQLHSPMYIFLSHLSFLDLCYTTTTVPQMLVNMGSSKKTISYGGCIVQYAIFHWLGGTECIVLAAMALDRYVAICEPLRYAVIMHRLLCQQLVAMAWISGFGNALVQVTLTAQLPFCGRQLLNNFFCEVPAMIKLSCADTTVNDITLAVLVAFFVLLPLAFILLSYCFIARAVLRIQSSKGRHKAFGTCSSHLVVVSLFYLPAMYMYLQPPSSYSQEQGKFISLFYSIITPTLNPFIYTLRNKDVKGALRRLLQRIWRLCRR; encoded by the coding sequence ATGGGCAGTGACAACCAGAGTTTCTTGGGGGATTCACCTGGGGATTTCATCCTTCTGGGTGTCTCTGACAGGCCATGGCTGGAACTCCCTCTCTTTGTGGTCCTTTTGGTGTCCTACGTTCTAGCCATGTTGGGGAACATCTCCATCATCTTGGTGTCCCGGCTGGATTCCCAGCTCCATAGCCCCATGTACATCTTCCTCAGCCACCTGTCCTTCCTGGACCTCTGCTACACCACAACTACAGTCCCACAGATGTTGGTCAACATGGGCAGCTCCAAGAAGACCATCAGCTATGGGGGCTGCATAGTGCAATATGCAATTTTCCACTGGCTAGGTGGCACTGAGTGTATTGTCCTGGCTGCCATGGCCCtggaccgctatgtggccatctgtgaGCCCCTCAGGTATGCTGTTATCATGCATCGCCTTCTCTGCCAGCAGCTTGTGGCCATGGCCTGGATCAGTGGCTTTGGCAATGCTCTTGTTCAAGTAACCTTGACCGCGCAGTTGCCTTTCTGTGGGCGGCAATTGCTAAACAACTTCTTCTGTGAGGTACCAGCCATGATCAAGCTGTCATGTGCTGACACTACAGTGAATGACATCACACTGGCCGTGCTGGTGGCCTTCTTTGTGCTGCTCCCCCTAGCTTTTATCCTCCTCTCCTACTGCTTCATTGCCCGTGCGGTGCTCAGGATCCAGTCCTCCAAAGGACGGCACAAGGCCTTTGGGACCTGCTCTTCCCATCTGGTCGTGGTCTCCCTTTTCTATCTACCTGCCATGTACATGTACCTGCAGCCCCCATCCAGCTACTCCCAAGAGCAAGGCAAGTTTATCTCCCTCTTCTATTCCATAATCACCCCCACTCTCAATCCCTTCATCTACACCCTGAGGAATAAGGACGTGAAAGGAGCTCTGAGAAGACTCCTACAAAGGATCTGGAGGCTCTGCAGAAGATGA